Within Crassostrea angulata isolate pt1a10 chromosome 2, ASM2561291v2, whole genome shotgun sequence, the genomic segment GTAATACATTGTAACTATAATCTCGTATTCATCTCCCAGTTTAAGATGATCAGCCAGGCCTATGAAGTTTTGTCGGACCCGAAGAAGCGGGACATCTACGACCAGGGTGGTGAGGAGGCCATCAAGGGGGGAGGGTCGGGGGGAGACTTCCACAACCCCTTCGACATCTTCGACATGTTCTTTGGGGGAGGTGGAGGCTCAAGGAGGGGAAGGGGGCCATCCAAGGGGAAAAACGTGGTTCATCAGCTCCAGGTCAGCTTAGAGGATCTGTACAATGGGACCACTCGCAAACTTGCGTTGTCCAAGAACGTTATCTGTGATAAATGTGAAGGTTTGTGCCATTATCGCTCTGCTGGTTTAATCTAAATCCCTTTTAAAAATAGCTTAGAACACTGAGATACTCATTtctataaattttgtttaaatcagcTTCATTAGAAGAGGATAtttgtgttgtattttttttttatgtctccTCTCAATTCTGAATATATAGGTTAGTTGGACAGTGAACAGACTTCCTCCTCAAAGATTTGAATTGATTTATTGGATAAAATTCCTAGCTATTCCTTGTTTTTATCTGTAGGTCGTGGGGGTAAGGAGGGAGCTGTAGAGAAATGTAAACCATGTAAAGGAGCTGGGGTGCAGATCCGAGTAGCTCAGATTGCACCTGGAATGGTCCAACAGATGCAGACCATGTGTTCTGAGTGTTCCGGAAAGGGAGAGACCATCAACCCCAAGCTCCGGTGTAAGACTTGCCAAGGAAAGAAGGTGAATCGAGAGCGAAAGATATTGGAAGTTCACATAGATAAAGGTAAGTGTTCAGAGGTTCTCTTAGATAATGGTAAGTGTTCAGAAGTTCTCTTAGATAATGGTAGGTGCTCAGAGGTTCTCTTAGATAATGGTAAGTATTCAGAGGTTcacttgaaaaaataataatttgccAAACTATGGGCTATCATGTATTCATCAGACTTTTtaaaccccctcccccccccccccccttttccttACACTCATCAGGGTGTGACAGGTATCGATAGGAGGTCATCTTTACACGACCTTTGACCCGTCTTAAATTTGTTCAGACACAGTTGATTGATAGATACTCTTTCTGATTaatacaataatgtaaaaaCTGTTTTCAATTTTCCCAGGCTTTTATTCGCCCCCAACAACCATGGTGAAAGGGCAAAATAAAACCGCAggccctgtatacagtaataatttttgaagttttaaaaaaaagatgttttccTCATGATAGAACATACAGTGAGGCCCTGGTTATTACAATAcccatttaatttaaaagttcCATATTAaatgagatatttttttaaaaagacattatCAGTGCACCCGTTTTACACAGGAATGAAGGATGGTGAGAACATTCGATTCGCTGGGGAGGGAGATCAGGAGCCCGGGCTGGAGGCCGGtgacatcatcatcatcctGGACGAGAAACCCCACGAAGTCTTCAAGCGCCGTGACATTGACCTTGTGATGAGCTTGGAACTTGACCTTGTGGAGGCTCTCTGTGGCCTCCAGAGGACGATCACCACACTGGACAAACGCACGCTGGTCATCTCTACAATACCAGGTATGTACGGCGATTGTACGCAATGCCATGACACAGTTTGTGAAGAGTTCATAATCTTAATACTACTCTCTATACATAGGAtgttacatttgtatatttacatctattgAGTATTTTCTCTACTGGCATGGGACCAGTTCTCaccgagtaccatttcttgccagtacattgtgacgtcattttatcaacacataaaactATAGACGAAAAACgatgtcacaatgtactggGGAGAAATGTTACTCGGctagaactggtcgcacgccagtatttCTTGAGAAAACGGATTGTGATTCATTGCtctatagaaactgacagggcTGAAATCTACAGGATCCATTTCTAACCAGTTTATCATTAGATCAAAACCTTCAGCAACATTAAAAGATTACAGACTGGcaatgcacaaaataatcatgatgattaCAGACTCCCATTCCCATATAAGACAACTTGGccatttgttttatcaaaagtactgatgcacattaacaataatttttctactttAACTTACTCTTTacaatcaatacaataatttgttcaatgaaagatgtaaatataaaaactaaaatgctttcttcaatgattcatttaaaaaaaagaattgaataaCTCGTTGTTAACACGGGTtgtgtatttttcctgcaatgtcgctaccttcatgtcccgcatgaatcaccaaagaaagtattttattggttAAAGATAAACAATGAGGAAGGGGTGAGTGACATGCATTTATTTAGAATAGTCAggattttatattcttattttCTTTCTGATTGAGATTTGATTTGAAGGtatttcatatcataaaaacatACTATTAGATCAGATACAGTACAAGTTCTTACATACGCAACTTAATTATTCTTTCTAATATACCGTTAGTCACCGTACATTGTACTTTAAACTGTACTTTAAATATAAGAATAAGAAGATAATAATGCTTGTATATGCGACAATGTATTTCAAAACCTAGAAGAAAAGACCAAGATATAGTGATTGATAACATTACCGGTAAATGTAGCTGTAGTCTCTTAAAATATAGAAGAAGATTGATATGTATAAATCCATTTTGGTTTTTATGGAAAAAACTTTAATCGTATATCTCTTCTTTTTCTATCTTTCCAGGTGAAATCATAAAACCTAACGATATAAAATGTGTGATGAACGAAGGTATGCCCATGCACAGAAACCCGTTTGAAAAAGGAAGACTGattataaaatttgatgtgaaatttccaaaaaatatccAGACTGAGCGAATTCCGTCTCTGGAGAAAATTCTGCCCACCAGGAAGGAGCCCATTATTCCAGACGGTGCGGAGGAACACGATTTAGTGGAGTTCAATCAGGAAGAATATCAACAACAGCGCCGGCGGGAGGCATATGAGGACGATGACGAGGACATGCCTGGAGGTCAAAGAGTTCAGTGTGCATCTCATTAATgatgaaaaaggggggggggggggtggaatttttaaatgtaagtaAAAGCAGAAAGATTTGGAATATTTGTTGAACAAAAGAGGCAGAGTGATTTTTCTAATTGAAgtcagttgattttttttttattgtgctGTATATCTTTAATAAGTGATTTTCTATCTTGAAAACATTGTTCTGTTAACAATGTATTAGGCCTTTCAACTGTCGCTAGGGTTTGATGTAAGGAATGGTATTTCTTTACAACAGGTACCAGATTGTTATGACTTAAATCAACTTAAACAATTCCCAATGGTTGGAGCATAACAATTTGAATTGGACTGTGTGTGGACTTGGTGTAGATATCAAATGAATTCCGccttaataatatataaatactgGTGAAACTTTAAAAGTTAATAGGGCTAGATGCCGTGGCCATTTGTAGGCTATAGTTACCTCCTTAAGATGAAGAACtgtgtataaagatataggaaaatgcacaaattttaaagctaaaatgtttgaatttttttaacacccccaacaaagtttttgttttttttttgggggggggggggggaggtatataggaatcactttgtccatctgtctgtctgtccatccatctgtGCAATCCTGTTCAGtttatatctttcttatggaagaacattggaagttctaacttcacacaaatgTTGCTTATGTGTGTTATGATTTTGACCTACTGTCTTTTAAGCAAGTTTAAGGTTACTTGAAGGAAAAGTGCAAAACCAGTGTCCAGcctatatctttcttatggagaaacattggttCTTACTTCACAAAGACACACAGAGATTGCTTATGACCCGACGGTATGTCATGATTTTGTCCTAAAATCATTTGGGCAAATCAAAGGTCATTGGAAGAAAAATTTCGTTATTTGTGTATGCTTTTTatctttcatatacatgtagagaaACATTGGAAGCTCCTACTTCACACAGAGATTGCTTACTGCCTGAGGATATTTGATGAACCCATGATCAGTTGTGCAAGTTTAAGGtcattgtttaatgaaaatacataaTTCCTGTTGAGGCCATAACTTGTAATggaaaaatgatcaaaatttgacacaaagattacttgtgacctgtaaataCGTCCTAACCTTGAGCTTTAGTCAATTGTGCAAGTTCAAGGACACTGTAAGAAAAACTGTAGAGCtgctaattttaaaacagaaataattgAGTTATCTTTTCTTAGTGGGTTGGGTTGGGGGGtttcatttgtgagcttgctcacagtacctgtAGTGTAATTTATTTACTAAATGTTAGTTTGGCCAAAAGTATCATTGTTTTAAGGTAGatttgatggttaatttgttgaccattaaGTCTCCTTAAAGCATACCTAaagatacaaaataaatttcacTTGTATGCAAAGTAACTTTTGAATTGCCAGAAGttgttaaaaattaagaattttatgCATGTTTAGTCTATTTTAAATTAGCACATTTTCccatattaatgaaaattaattaaattgtttaaaggcgtagtatatttacatatattctgtaatttttttaaatgtcaatttCTTTAGGgctaactacatgtacatgtatattcgtttttatggtattttaaaatttaaagaggCAAGGCATAAATGTGGAGGTACAATGAATTTGATctcttttaaatacatgtagaatagcTGGTACAGCTGTGTTACCATTTCAGACATTGAGGGGAAACAGCTTAAATCACCTGACTTCAGTTATTATACAAAGATCTTTTAAATCGCACGTTATTTTGAGTACGGTAAATTGCATGATGTCCAACGTCATGATATCTCAAAAAAAGGTGTTAAGGGATGATGGGAGAAATTACACCAAGCTCTTAGAATTGTTTGAATGGTTCATGTGAATACATGGGATGAATTGTCTGGTGCATGCGTGTacgttttgtttgattttttgtgtacatgtaagtttgtcttttgtaatgtaaatgtatgtttctctgattaaagatataaaactatagtgttttgtttgtttttgaaattcatttttttttaatgaaaagataATGTACAAAGTTTTCATTATTGTCAATTAATTGCATTTGACattaacattgaagtctataGGCAGCGGAGGTGTTGTTcatttattgtaaaaagtaaattGAAGTTCATGAAAATctcttgtataaaaatatacataaaatctgaAGTTTATCAAactatgaaatgaattatttaccgcatatttttggggaaaaaaatctttttcatcaaTGGAAGATAACTCTTCAAAAATTGTTAAGGtgcaaataatgtaaatttggttcatttctttttcattgttACTTGTATCTagaaatacaaatttaacaACAAAGTGGTGCATTTATGAGAGGAGTCTTTGTGAGGGAGGAAATAGGTgccttcaaccccccccccctcctcctccACCGCCACCACTTCCCCTCTCCTTCCTTTAACAAACACAAAACCAACCAGTCAACACACAGTGCAAGGGGATTCGAAaaatgtgatacatgtacactgtatatgGCAAATTATCTGAGGTAGAATTGGTGTACATTATCAATATTCCGCCAGATTTTCAGAGAAACAAAACTTGAAAACGATAGCATAATGCatttatcaatatacatgtacatagagcTACCCTAAGGGCTAATTAGAAACAAAATACTTATTTCCTAGGCATTTAGATAAGACAAGGCCACTAAATTAGATATATGTTGATTGTTGAAAGATTTTCAAAGGGCCCATGTTACAGTGTAGGTTTTTCTCCACTCAATGTTTAACGGAGCGGCGGAAAGTAGCTTGACTTAGATCCAAGTCAAAAGCTGTGTAATCTTGCATTATTGACACCTTCACGTTACAGAAACTTTCTCAAGCAGACGTTAaagtatgcattttttttcgCCACAGAACGTCCTTCAACTTGATTGGTACCGATTCTTGCCGACAATATACGGCACCACTCATAACATTCAGTTGTTGGCCGAAATTTGCCGTGTTTCAAATATGCCCagcacaaattttttttaaaagccttGAATTTATCAAATCCAATGGTATATAACTTGTATATGTGGCTTAAACATATTTATCATGAAATTCGAAGAAGGTAAGGGAAAAGGTGGAGGGGGATCCTCGACTCTCTGCAAGTTTGATAAGCAatctcaattaaaaaatatcattggatGGAAAAGAAATGGGAATGACTGGACTGGACTTGAAAGATGTTAAAAACAAACTGGATCTGTTCATGTTTCAGAATATTGTTCGCACACAAATCTacactcagagagagagagagagagagagagacgggtTTTACACGTGTAGTTGTCTTCTCAAACAACGTAGTATATAAACAAATCAACTTTCACACATAGGGTGTGTAAGAGtcataatatacatttaaaaaacactctaaaatactttattgtaaaacatttttctattttcttcAATCTTGGAAAAACTTTATCACGGAAAGAGCACGTGGTGCAgctcgcgggctgatttgattgacaggtgtaGTACGTGGACTGAAACTGCTTTGTTGGATTCTATTACAATGTGCATAACTTTTTACGATAACATATTATTTagtgaattaaaaatgaaatctctctctctctctctctctctctctctctctctctctctctctctctcttttcttcaaataaatgatgtctgaacaaaatatttaaagtgtcCGATAAAGATGAAGTcaaaaattttaagacaagatcagGGAAGAAACTCTatctaaatgtttaaattgtctGATAAAGATGGAGTCAAAAACCTTAAGACAAGATCATGGAAGGAACTTTATCTAAACGTTTAAAATGTCTTATGAAGATTAAGTAAAAGTAAAAACCCATAAGACAAGATCATGGAAGGAACTCtatctaaatgtttaaaatgtctgataaaGATGGAGTCAAAACCCATAAGACAAGATCATGGAAGGAACTCTATCTAAACgtttaaaatgtctgataaaGGTGGAGTCAAACACTTTAAGACAAGATCATGGAAGGAACTTTATATATACCGATCCACTGATTCTACGATTCCTTCTATAAAAAACGTATACCACATGCACAGTGTAGGAACGGAAGTGTACATTTATGGGCAGCTCTGTTTGTCGAAGCAAATTAACAAATAGAAGAGGTAGCTCTGCGTACAGTCGaagatttttatcaaatgaattgattaatgaatgtaaaaaaacTTCCTTCACAATTCAATACGTTATGGTAATAAActggcgtgttgtgcaaagttgcgttagcgcgacggcgtgttgtgtgttagcgcgacggcgtgttatgcaaagttgcgttagcgcgacggcgtgttgtgtgttagcgcgacggcgtgttgtgcaaagtagcgttagcgcgacggcgtgttgtgcaaagttgcgttagcgcgacggcgtgtcgtgtgttagcgcgacggcgtgttatgcaaagttgcgttagcgcgacggcgtgttgtgtgttagcgcgatgtctcgtttacctgaacgcgatgtcgcgctaacgcaaatggccctatccggacaccataCACAAGTATAAACAGTTGTATTCCTTTTGCAACATGATTTCAATGAACTTTTTGACAATCAATATCCAAGGTCACATTGATTATTATGTACGAAATACAATCAGCTAGTAAGTTAACTCAATAGAATGACCATTGTATGAATGAACTCATcaattcaaaaattttcaatgatgaaaaacaaatatttttgctgAAATTTTTTGTGATTAGTAGTTTTTAATCGACCTTGCACATCCTTTTACATAGCTGTCATATTCACACGAGTGCTATTTTGAAAACAACTATATAGGTTTTAGATCAATGAGATTTAAAAGCGGAGTTCTAGTACAAGTATTTGGATTTAAGTATTTATACTGACAAGTGGAACTAGAAACTTTATATATAACATACTTACAGTATACGCAATTGATATCAAAACCTtttacacccctgcgaatgtgttcggaatgttttctttaccgttgctaagtatgtaataaatccagaggtgcttgaatgaaagttcacgagacttcaccgagatttgtttagttcctgtgaaatttcgagcggaagtataagtgttcggataatattctcaaaatacgtaagtactggtcgattttcatatcatattctatcttgatttatgttaaaacatcaacatcttttaagatgtatgtcttatttcaccatctagcggttttttaaattaaacgatgatattctgaacagagttatcgttcgtgttcaaccacgtgtagagtggttgataatataaacattgggttgcttaataaaatcatagccatgtttgatgcttgtggtgtgcaatatcatgtttttaaaaaaataatgggtgaatgttttgccTAAAAActttgatgttattactaggtcaggcgcggatcgaaaattaattcttagagGCGATCTCTACAACGCATGTTAATtgtcgcaacagcagaaaaaaaactattttttgtattgtcttgtttatttctaaaacacattttatccaccaattaatgaagattaagtttaaaatctataaacctctagaatttatatttgactacaagtacctagattctccaaaatagactataaacacgaggcacgatttttactgcgaaacagaaaggatcaaataaaaccacgtgttCTAAAAtctaaatgacaataacattcgcaggggtgttttatataaaaacaagtaGATGACATCCCCAAGTTAATgggctttgtttttttttgtacacatttgtgtccaatttttttcctaattagttttttaaccttttctaaaaaaaaaaaaccagtcttACAAAACGTAATTTTAGTCAACATAAGTATTTTAGCTCATTGTAATGTTCGAAGCTACGCATACAGATGTTCATCTGCAAATCAGACCTACCGTACATACTCACAAGAGCTACGCGTACAGTGAGCAATATCGAAGCATgataaaccccccccccccccccctaaaaaaaaaaccaaaaaaaaaaaaaaccttcaaatTCAAAGAATGCATTGCTTCCTTCATATATGGAGCTTTTTATATCTGAAGATATCGTATTggggaaatattttcaaaacaagaaaCAACATGTATTGTGAAGGAAATGAGAAACACTTCTCTAGAAAATTTGAATCAAACTTATTGAATGTTCGCACAGTTTTgatccaataaaaatattttccgaagagaaattttaagattttaagattGAAATGACGAGCATTCATTATAAGCTTCATTATAATCCAACAAAAATATACTATTCacattaaggtggtatgggacacctgtcgatgataaaatgtacattataattaaaatacttccACAACcagtttaaatttttcaaattttacaaaatacgttttaaattttttggaaaggtaaaacttttaatttcccagcgggattcgaatgCTTAACTTACAGACCCGTAGTggaccctctaacccactgggCTACGCTGCTGAATgacaattttgggaaagaaactattcatgcttgattttattgttgattTCGATAGaaagtacgtcacaacatggaggtgtccaATACAACCTCGAGGCataatctattttaaaaaaaaataaatatcagaaAAATTGGCGATTGTACACTTAATGTTCATTTATATACCTGTATCAGTAAAAATATAGTTACATACAAAAAGGGTTAATCTGATAATCCGAGCCCTATCAGTGAAACTTTTCATGTTTTCATGAGTGTTTAATATTATAGAACTCAAGATGCTCATGTTTAAACACAATAATCTAAAGaacaaatatcaataaactgtgattttttttattgaattgaaaGATATTAATGATATCACTTTTTGAATATGTATTTGTTTGCTGTTTGATTTAGAACAGGTTTCATGATCAATATTCCACGATGAGAGTCAATATTCAACTtgggtctttattcaacacatTTGTCTCAgaatttaatattgaaaattgaccgccaggtcaattttcaacccgagTCATAATTCTTCATTTCACCTGTCGCCCACTCAAGTTACTTGTGTATTTTCTCATAAATAGTTACGCATAGAACGAGAGCGCTGTATTGTTGACGGATGGAAAAGAGGCGATCCCCACTGTTTTGAGATTCATGCCTGATGTCCGTAGGACTTACTGCCTATTACGTAATTTATCAAAGTTCTGGCGTCTGGACTATGCTGCTGTAAAATACCTCTTACTGAAACGTTCCTACCGTGAAAGTTGtagatatgtatttattttacattttcaactgtctttgtctgtgatgaCATACCGAATCAATTTcgaaccctaaaacccaataactttataaaacatgagtgacacaacatgggcgtgtcttatagcataaccgaaaaaaggtattggctgcgccgcgtagtaatacatagcatgtaatacacaaaaaatagtggttttaattTATGCAGTCGCAGTGCCAGGGTGTAAAGGATGAGGTAGATGCGATTACATTGTATTATCTTAAATGAAAGGATCTTGGAAATGGAAGGTTTAATTTTCGTTTATAACCTTTGGTTTGGATATTAGAAGAAACGACAACGTGTGTCCTGTAAAACCATGTTTAACTGCACACGCATCTCaagttataattttatttttcactatAAAAACACACCCCTTTCTTATAACATTATTAAGGAAAAAAAGTTGACGCCAATGTATAAACACCATTAATAGCGCGTATACTAGTAATATGACATTCGTATTTCCTAAAAAGTTTCATATAATTAGCGAAAATAGACAGAACGCGAAATTATGGAAATTTAATTCGTGATAATCTGAAATGATTTAACTGCAacattgttgttgttttttttaaatttaatcgtTATAACATTGTATCTTGTACCCTGTTACAGACATGAGGCGATTTTCATATTTCCATCCAGTGAAAACTGCGATTTCTACAAGAAAGAGTTCCTTCTATAACACAAAGCATAACAAACACGTAGAAAATACGGTTGACGATGTCGTCACCAATCCTTCGAGGAACCAATCGGATGTCCAGCGATCCAGACACCTGCCCTCAAACATGACTATAGTAACGGCCTACTGGAATCTGGGAAGGTTCCGGAAAGGCTCCGGAAACATGCATTTCTCAACAAACACGTACTTCAAATTGGGCAACCGTATTCAAGTATCTGGTGAATCCACTGGTGGTGTATACAGATTCAGAGGAGTTCAAAGAGTTGATGGAAAGGCTGCGATCTGACCGTGTCAACAACACCATGATTTACCTGACAAATCGGACTGACTTCTGGCCCTTCAGACTCCTTAATGACGTCAGATCTGTCTATAACGTCCCAGGTTATCCCAAAATCCACCCGAATACAGTGGTTCCAGAATACACCGCGACTCAACATTCCAAATACGCGGTGGTGGCCGACACCGTGCGTAAGCAAGTTTTCCAAAATCCCTACTACGCTTGGCTCGATATTGGATATTTTCGAGACGAAGTTGATAAAAATGTGCAATTCGAGTTAGAAATTCCACCAGGATTTGACTCAAAGAGAGTGTCTTATAATCGCATCGGCGAGTTTTCTAAGAATGTTGAGCCTTTCACGATTTTTCGGAATACTTTGCTGTGGGTTTGCGGGGGAATGTTCCTTGGAACAGGTGAGGTGTTCCTACAGTTTGAACAGCTTTATCACCGGCTGTGCTATATTTCCTAGACGAAAAGCTAATGAACACGGACCAGCAGTTGTTGTATTCTATATACAGTGAAAAGGGCAGGGAAGCTTTAACACCAAATGTTGAACTACAGTTGTACATTCCGAAAGGACCCGGGAATCCCTTGTTTTATTTGGGATATCTATGTCGGAAGGAAATTACAAAGACCAAATTATAAAGggattggagagagagagagagagagagagagagagagagagagagagagagagagagagagagagagagagagagagagagagtttgagttTCAATGTCACAAACGCCCTGCTCTGTTTTTAATTGTCATCGTATTCTTCATTCCTTATTATAAGAAATATCAAATGTTAATGTAATcagtataataattataattttgtacCAATTATCATAATCATTATCTTTAATGTTAACATATTTAGTAATACTTTATGTATATAAACGACTTATTTGTAGTATTTATGtgttttacattttcatcataCAATTCTAGACTTGCTGACTATGAAATACGGTATGACCAAACGTTACCGAACAGCAAAACAAGGACAAgtacaaagaaattataaatatgTTCCTCTTCTTTCCCACTTGTcatgtatatcaattattttcttaattctcAGCTGAGTAGAAagctttcatttgatttgtCCTTCAGGCGTTTTTG encodes:
- the LOC128173190 gene encoding dnaJ homolog subfamily A member 1-like; translation: MVKETGYYDTLGVKPTATADEIKKAYRKLALKYHPDKNPDEPEKFKMISQAYEVLSDPKKRDIYDQGGEEAIKGGGSGGDFHNPFDIFDMFFGGGGGSRRGRGPSKGKNVVHQLQVSLEDLYNGTTRKLALSKNVICDKCEGRGGKEGAVEKCKPCKGAGVQIRVAQIAPGMVQQMQTMCSECSGKGETINPKLRCKTCQGKKVNRERKILEVHIDKGMKDGENIRFAGEGDQEPGLEAGDIIIILDEKPHEVFKRRDIDLVMSLELDLVEALCGLQRTITTLDKRTLVISTIPGEIIKPNDIKCVMNEGMPMHRNPFEKGRLIIKFDVKFPKNIQTERIPSLEKILPTRKEPIIPDGAEEHDLVEFNQEEYQQQRRREAYEDDDEDMPGGQRVQCASH